A region from the Triticum urartu cultivar G1812 chromosome 1, Tu2.1, whole genome shotgun sequence genome encodes:
- the LOC125515065 gene encoding threonine--tRNA ligase, mitochondrial 1-like, whose product MGAKDKAQAPPPAAVPDQAYLEAVTGKRDRLFEQILDRQARRHAENGGSPIKITLHDGTVQEGKKWMSTPMDIAKEISSGLAARCLIAQVNGGLWDMTRPLEDDCQLNLLTFDSKEGRDTLWHSSAHILGEALERVYGCKLCIGPCTTRGEGFYYDAYYDNNVTLNGSHFGRIEDRARRAIAEKQPFQRIEVSRDEALEFFAENKFKVEIINELPEHKPITLYKCGPLVDLCRGPHIPNTSFVKAFACLKASSSYWRGKADRESLQRVYGISFPDAKLLKEYQRMMEEAARRDHRLLGESQKLFFFDSLSPGSCFFLPHGTKIVNKLKAFLRQQYRDRGYQEVESPNVLKMKLWETSGHSANYKENMFLFEIDGEEFGLKPMNCPGHCIIFKHETRSYKELPLRIADFGVLHRNEASGALSGLTRVRRFQQDDAHIFCRESQIKEEVKSVLEFINYVYGIFGFNYELELSTRPEKYLGDIETWNKAEQQLAEALDEFGKPWEINEGDGAFYGPKIDIGVFDALKRKFQCATLQLDFALPVRFKLTYAAEEEAKLERPVIIHRAILGSVERMFAILLEHYCGKWPLWLSPRQAIVCSISSDSLEYAKQVHAKIHNAGFDVEIDMTDKKIQKKVCVAQLAQFNYILAVGPTEVESEMVSVRLRDKPEFFPMSVDDLISLFRDEVAAYR is encoded by the exons aTGGGCGCCAAGGACAAGGCGCAGGCCCCGCCCCCCGCCGCCGTGCCGGACCAGGCGTACCTGGAGGCGGTGACGGGGAAGCGTGACCGCCTGTTCGAGCAGATACTGGACAGGCAGGCCCGCCGGCACGCCGAAAACGGCGGCAGTCCCATCAA GATTACTTTGCATGATGGCACGGTCCAGGAGGGGAAGAAGTGGATGTCGACCCCGATGGACATCGCCAAGGAGATATCAAGCGGGCTAGCAGCTCGCTGTTTGATAGCTCAAGTGAACGGAGGACTGTGGGACATGACAAGGCCGCTGGAAGACGACTGCCAACTGAACTTGCTAACCTTCGATAGCAAAGAAGGGCGGGACACTCTATGGCACTCGAGTGCCCACATTCTTGGAGAG GCTCTCGAGCGTGTGTACGGCTGCAAACTGTGCATCGGGCCTTGTACTACGAGAGGGGAAGGTTTCTACTATGACGCCTACTACGACAACAATGTCACGCTGAATGGCTCGCATTTCGGTCGCATTGAAGACCGGGCTCGAAGAGCGATCGCCGAAAAGCAGCCATTCCAACGTATTGAGGTCTCCAGGGATGAAGCCCTCGAGTTTTTCGCTGAGAATAAATTTAAGGTTGAAATCATCAATGAATTGCCTGAGCACAAGCCCATTACGTTATATAAATGTGGCCCTTTGGTTGACCTATGCCGTGGACCGCACATCCCGAATACTTCTTTCGTTAAAGCTTTTGCTTGCCTCAAG GCTTCGTCCTCATATTGGAGGGGAAAAGCAGACCGTGAGAGCCTGCAGAGAGTATATGGGATTTCTTTCCCTGATGCTAAACTTCTCAAG GAATATCAACGTATGATGGAGGAGGCTGCGAGGCGTGATCACAGGTTATTGGGGGAGTCCCAGAAACTCTTCTTTTTCGATTCGCTTAG CCCAGGAAGTTGCTTCTTCCTTCCACATGGTACAAAAATAGTTAACAAATTGAAGGCTTTTTTGCGACAACAATACAGGGACAGAGGCTACCAAGAG GTTGAGAGTCCAAATGTTCTCAAGATGAAGCTTTGGGAAACATCTGGGCATAGTGCGAACTACAAGGAGAACATGTTTCTTTTTGAG ATCGATGGAGAGGAGTTTGGTCTTAAGCCAATGAATTGCCCTGGGCATTGCATAATATTTAAGCACGAGACTCGTTCTTACAAAG AGTTGCCACTGCGCATTGCTGATTTTGGAGTTCTTCACAGAAACGAGGCTAGTGGAGCACTTTCAGGCTTGACACGCGTTAGAAGATTCCAACAG GATGATGCCCATATTTTTTGCAGAGAGAGCCAA ATCAAAGAGGAAGTTAAGAGTGTCTTGGAATTCATTAATTATGTCTACGGCATATTTGGATTTAACTACGAGTTGGAGTTATCAACG AGACCAGAGAAGTATTTAGGTGATATTGAAACCTGGAACAAAGCAGAACaacaactggcagaagccttggATGAGTTTGGGAAGCCATGGGAG ATTAATGAAGGAGATGGTGCTTTCTATGGCCCAAAAATTGATATCGGTGTGTTTGATGCCCTCAAAAGAAAATTTCAGTGTGCAACACTTCAG CTGGATTTTGCGCTGCCTGTTCGCTTCAAGCTGACTTATGCAGCAGAGGAGGAAGCCAAGCTTGAGAGGCCTGTAATCATACATAGGGCAATACTAGGATCGGTTGAAAGGATGTTTGCCATTCTTTTGGAGCATTACTGTGGTAAATGGCCGTTATGGCTCAGCCCTCGTCAAGCCATTGTTTGCTCTATATCGTCCGATTCACTAGAATATGCAAAACAG GTTCATGCTAAGATACATAACGCTGGATTTGATGTTGAAATCGACATGACTGATAAGAAAATCCAGAAGAAG GTATGCGTGGCACAGTTAGCCCAGTTCAACTATATTCTTGCCGTGGGCCCAACAGAGGTGGAATCTGAAATG GTCAGCGTCAGGTTGAGAGATAAGCCAGAATTCTTCCCGATGAGCGTTGATGATCTCATCTCTCTGTTTAGGGACGAAGTAGCGGCCTACAGATAG
- the LOC125515074 gene encoding uncharacterized protein LOC125515074: MPLPANLVMGSAFVALGVTLLAGFLYVAVWSKALAPSDNWFLLAVQNDRYYCLLVPLTVPVIIVAVYLHWLSMKMFKHA, encoded by the exons ATGCCTCTCCCCGCGAACCTTGTAATGGGGTCCGCCTTCGTCGCGCTCGGCGTCACGCTCCTCGCCGGCTTCCTCTACGTCGCCGTCTGGTCCAAGGCCCTCGCGCCGTCCGACAACTGGTTCTTGCTCGCCGTTCAGAACGACAG GTATTACTGCTTGCTTGTGCCCCTGACGGTCCCTGTCATAATCGTGGCTGTGTACCTGCATTGGCTGAGCATGAAGATGTTCAAGCATGCGTGA